The DNA segment GACGTCATCATCGGCAAAGTCTTCATGCAGGTGTGTGAGGCCGCACGTGTACATTAAAGTAATTGTATGACTAGCAATAATTGTGCTTCTTATGTTGTATTTTACGATAACTTCAAATGAATAAAGTCCacttacttgtgtgtgtgtgtgtgtgtgtaggagttcAAAGAGGGTCGGCGAGCCAGCCACACGGCCCCCCAGGTGCTGTTCAGCCACAGGGAGCCCCCGATGGAGCTGAAGGACACGGACGCCGCTGTTGGGGACAACATTGGATACATCACCTTCGGTCAGAACCTGTTAAGCATTTGGCTGAAGCTACACTCCTGTAATTATTGAACtaatctgacactgatgtctATACACTGTTTTGATGTTTCCAGTCCTGTTCCCACGTCACACCAATGCCAATGCCAGAGACAACACCATCAACCTCATCCACACCTTCAGGGACTACCTGCACTACCACATAAAGTGCTCCAAGGTCAGTTCCActagtattttgttttaattttcttgGCTCTAAATTTGTGTCAATGAGTTCTGGAGTTGGTAAGAAAGGCTTGTTTTaagacaacatattttttagtCATTATGTTTGGGAAAAAGATAGTCACaattatttttgatcaattttgaaatcacaattattcatctcgattattcatagatttaattttttattattcaagtttctcgccaaaaactacattttacaagattacatttgaacacatcgtgACGTGACATCgtgacaaattgcagctttgAATATTAAGGAGGCACCTGTCACACTCGCACTACAAGCTGCTTTAATCACAGGCTACAAACAAGTCATAAAGTCCTCCTCTGTAATAGTACGTTCCATCCTCCTTACAATACCGCGTCAAAAGGCACGGCCACAGGTGAGATTAAACAGCAACTTGCTCTGTCATCCTCAGTGATCATACAGGTGTTTGTATTTGCATAACATGCAAATTGAGACATGCTTTGAATGGACTCTCGACTGTAAACCCAATGCAAAGTCATTTTTCCGATGACTTACTGTACATTTCAGAGGCATGTGTAAGGCTTTTGTTTTATTAGGCGCCTGGTGTTCAGACTGCAGATAATGGAATTGGATGTTTTTGCCTCAAACAGCGGGGAGTCTGCGTGGGTGACAGCTTGAGAAGCAGGAGATTATACCTTGTCAAACAAAGCGCTATTGTCTCCGTCGCTCACTGTATTTAAGATGCTGACACAAAATGCCGACCgcctttttcatgctgaatgacttaattCCAATAAActcatgagcacatctctggtaaacacagaCGGAGAACGGAGAAACTAAGTTATacagattaaatcaactaatcgattagtcgacaaaatcgttagtcgactaagacgtCAGCCGCAGTGATGAGAACCTCCTCATAACGTAGCGTCCTCTCTTCCGCAGGCCTACATTCACACACGCATGAGGGCCAAGACGTCAGAGTTCCTCAAGGTGCTGAACCGCGCTCGACCCGACGCCGAGAAGAAGGAGATGAAGACCATCTCGTAAGTAGCCCCTTCTCTGTCGACACCCACCTCTCATTTTGTCTAATTGTCAGACACAACGCCATGATTctgtgtttgtggtgttttttttgatgccataaagcagatttaaagtattttttttatcaattgttTCTTATTCAAGCTCAATTTAACAGATTTAATAAAATTTTATAGATCCTTAATCACAGTAATGCAGTACCCGCAGTAATGTTCATGAATCATTTAAGATGAATCCTGAACGATcctttcagttttaaagcaaaaagCGACTCAGCTGTGAGATAAAAACTAtctctgcattttcttttttttcctcctgtacctttgtgtgtttttgaggcGTGTGGCCGTGTTTGCCCACGCTGGTTTTTGCAGTGTTTGAAGTGAGTCAGCAAGGAATTTTTACAACTCTCTGCTTTGATAAAACATCCAAACAATTTcacagacagtttttttttgtttgttttgtagctCTGAAATAATTgggaattatatatatatatatatatatatatatactgtcagAGCACAGAGAGTCTTTGTTCTGTGGTTAACGTGTAACCGGAGTAAGCAGGGAAACCGTCATAGCTGTCATCGCTTCGAAGAGGGATAAACATTTCACATGAATTATGGGTTTGGATACAAGGAACTAAAAGACGTTTGGCTAAGGAACCGGAGGTGTCGATCACATATTGTTTAATTTTAGATGTAGTTAAAGCGGCCAACAAATGTTATAACAtactgtgtttcctgtgttGGAGTACCAGGGAAGACAATAACCTGTTGggtgtcatgttcttttatttgCATTGTCATTGTTTGACTCTTCAGTGGAAAGACCTTCACCCGCTGAGgccgacccccccccccccacccaccagAGAAATCCAAACCCCCGTGGACACGCCCAAACGCGCTACACTGAGACTCAACGCCACATCGGACAGGACTCCAGGACGCCTCTAAACGCCCCCCCTCGCCCAGCCCCCAAATACGTGTCagtcttcttttcttttttttatgaataataATGTTGGCTCTACTTAGGGAAAGCCAAGGCTCAAGATAAATGGAAAAACGGGCATTCCTTGCTTTGCATAGTTAAAGAGAATTATTagtcctatataaatatatatatgaaaaaaattgaaatttttGATACGATATCTTTTACTCCATTTGGTACTCTTGCTTGCCCCTCAACCCCTCACCATGCAATATCCATGTATTGGATGATTTCAAtccccccttcctccctctctgtgcTTTCATGTCGTCTGTACCATTGtcattaacaaaaaataaaataaatcactcTTACAAAAAAAGCATCTCTGGTAGTAATGCTCATTCTGTGACTCTTGACACTTATGTTTTACTTTTTCCCCCCATAATTTCAGTACATACAGAATATTTCTGTCGGTATTGATCTACTTCGTCATGCTTATTTCCTACTCTGCCTTGGTAGGTAGTCTAAGTGTGTGTCTaagtctttcttttgttttaaaatatattttattacaatATATTTCTTAGCTTTCTATTGTCATTTTGATGTAGTGTTTTGCCTTTTCAGTTAAAGGTTTACATGATCCTGGATTGGTTGAGAATTTCTACCATCCTTGAACTCATATCTTTTTAaaaaggacctattatgctccttttcaggtgcatactagtattttgggttttctactagaacatgtttacatgctttaatgttcaaaaaatgttttatttttctcataacactctgattggtcagctggtccactctgttgtgattggtcaaccgaaccaaactcttcggactccgctccagctccgctctaactagctgctaagcaggtattatgcaaattgttacttggtgacatcaccacgttatgaaagaaaaggcgggacttcaactAAGGTGtttctccctttggcgtggactttgggctttgtaactttgcagatatATTAcctgcacaaaaaactataacgcactaaaggaaagagaaaaaacacaaatgcataataggtcctcttttaCACCATTGAAATAAACTCAAAtgcctaaaaaagaaaaattaaaggtgctattgaagAGAATTGAAATTTTCCCGACAGTGACATTTTGGCaatttttctctcgtagataTTTGTTTCTTTCTACATTTCTTCACATGTAGATCAATCTGTTCAGTAGGAGTATGATTAATATACTTACCATTGATAGCTAGCTATCAGTTTTGTCTAAATCATAATTTTTTGCAAAGGTATCCCTGCTTGAGAATCATTGCACTTTGTGATTATTAAACTGCATTGTATGAAGGTAAagacacataaaaacaacagcCACAGTAGTCATGTATCAAGAGAGTGAGTTAATGAAACTGCTGGACGACTTTCTTTCgaaatcaaacatttatttactgtCAACCGCATTTACATCATCGCTTTACAGGTTTGGCAGCAGCAGTAGGACAATgttatgatgataatgatagTTGGCTGAGTGACAGTAAAAAAACTATTTCAGATCAGGCTTTGGCCATTTCACCCTCTTTTTTGGGCTTTTCATCTTCACtctcggaggaggaggaggaggacgaagaggacgaagaagaagaagaagaggaagaagaggatgaacccttcttatttttgctctttttgGGTTTATTCTTTTTGCGTGGCGCGACTGGAGCTGCTGCATTGTTGACAGAAACCTTCTCGTCCTTGTCTCCTTCCACCACTTCAGGGGGTTTATCTGCTTCAGGGGCTTTGGGGGGAGCGGATTTATCAGATGGGGAGCTTTCTTGCTTCACAagggcttcttcttcttttacttcTTCGTGCTGCTTGGGCACCTTATAATCAGGCTTCTGCTGGTctgaaaacaagaaaacacaaaagTGTTAAGCATCTTTTAGCCCTTCAGCCTCTCCTTTAATCTGTGTGATTCTACTTGAGCGTCAAGTGACCAGTCTGATTCATTTTTGTGATTGATCATTACATTCATTATTACGGTGTGGTGTTCAAATCTGGTTTGATTGCATGCAGTTAGAGGGTGCAATGTGACAACAACAGTTTGGTGACACGACCAGGTTTAGAGGAATCATTGgacagtttgggaaacactcttatttgctttctggcgcagagtcagatgagaagatcgtaagtggtatcgatcttctcttCTCACTTTTGGCGGAGAAGCAAATCATTTCCCCAAATTATTCCTTCAAGAAGCGATGTGAGGGTTATTTGAAGTTTTTTCTCTTGGCAGTAGAGATAaacttttgtgattttatttcaaATAGTTTTTCCAGGCTGGATCCAGAACTTACCGCTTTGCACCGCATCTTCTAGAGAAAACTCAGAGCTGTCGGGGAAGAGGGAGGATAAGTATGCTAACAATTGGGGAACAGGTACACCATGCTTTTGTATGTGTTTATGCTTCTCCTTTAAACCTTTAGAACCTTTAGAAGAACCAGTttgggaaatatgtttattcaCTTCCTTGTATTCATCCTAAATCTTTTCATCTAATTCTCACCAAGACATgtctatttcccaaaatgtagaactatttctttaaagctACATTAATCAAGTTTTAAGGATTAGAAAAAGAGCAGTCCATCCCTACTAAATGAGAGAAATGCTAGCTAAAGATATGACTTAGACATTTGAAACTATAGATGCTCATGACTTCCAGCAAAAGACACAAGGGAGGCAACAAATGTATAGTCTTTTCTGGACACTGTTGTTTTCTTTCCCAAGTATCCAGAGATGTGTCTGCATCCAACAACAGAATTTAATTTGAGCCAATAAGATGCATCTAAAGCTCTGACATCATACAATGTACAATTTCTGAGACGTCACCGTCCTCACCTCTCAGCGTCAGGGGTCATGCCCTGCATCAGTCGCTGGTAGTTATCGGTTTCCGCCTCCAGCTTCATCTTCACACACAGCAGGTTCTTGTTGTTTTCCAGGTGGCGCTCCACCTGGGCCCTCACCTCCCTCAGCTCCGCCTCCAGGTCCAGTATCTTCTGGTTGAGGGGGGACAGGCGCTGACCGTACTCCACTTTGGTGCTCTTCAGGGCCTCCTCCAGATTGTGGATCTGAAAGGAGGACATGAGGTGGTTTTTATTATACTCTTTGGATATCAGACCAAAGAAATGATTGTTAACTGTGGCTTCTCGGGAGCTTTGAACTTTTTCATGTTCATAGATTGTTTTGTTATGCAAGAGCAGATGGCAGTGAGACAGATAAAGAGTTGGTCTGGCTTAAAGTAGTGGGTTTACAGTGTAATGACAGGGCCGTCAGGAATGCTTGTGCAAAGAACAGGAAGACGGGCGGTTTTATCATCTGATTGGTATCTACTGTATGTCCGATGTCACTGAGTTTTGCAAAAGCTGCAGTGCGATTATGTGAAAACGTGGAAAATGTTGATGTTGAAGTCTCGTGTGTCAAACTTGTCTTGAGAACGAGCTCCGCTATTCAAATCTACAGTCACGTTGTTGTATTTTTATGGCAATGTGACGTACTGTATCCGAACAGGCTTGCGTGTGGGTTACCTTGCTGTGCAAACTCTGGATCTTAATTTCCAGAGATTGCCTCTGCTTGAGCAGCTGCTTTTGCTCAGACTTTCTAGAGAGATACTCCTCGTTGTTTTGGGCCTCCACCACCTTGATGTTGTCAAactggagagggaaaaaaatggaaaatgatgCGATGGactggagagagaaaacaatgtCCTACTTTAGGACCCTGCAGGTGACGTACCTTGCTCTGATACCAGTCCTCAGTGTCCTTCAGGTTCTTCCTGGCTAGGTTATCGTACTGGGTGCGGATCTTGTAGACGATCTCAGCCAAGTTGGAGTTCTGAGACTCAATCTCCACCTTCACCTCGGAGTCCTTGATCTTCTCACGCAGGACATCCACCTCCTACAAGAGCCACGGTTATAAGATTACCTCCGATATCacacaatgcatttttgttAGTTGATCTTGAAGTCTCTCACCTCTTTGTGTTCCTGCTCGAGGCGGTCAAGCTCTTCCTTCACCAGATCGAtctctttctgtgtctgcaTGCGGTTCAGCTTGGTATCCTCGATggtcttcttcagttcctccaggTCTTTTTCTAATTCCTTGCGTGCCTTTTTCTCATCGTTCAGCCTGCACACAGGGGGAGGAAACCAACAGTGATCCACACAAAACACTGGTGTACTTAGTGTTTCATTTTGGTCTAAATTGTGATCTGAATTATTGATTTCCTGAGTACCACTTTTTGAAGATTGCATGACACTCACTTGTTCTTGAAGTCACCATTAGCCAGTTTGGTGTTGTCAATCTGGAGCAGCAGCTTAGCGTTATCCATGGTGATGTCTTTGATCTAAGGAGATGAATGCATGATGCATATTACCAGTAATATTGTAATTTGGAAACAATTATTTGATTTAGCTttatatatgaatgaatgaaagacttttatttcgaacataaaaataaataaaaacagatacaaaataataacaaacaaaacaagagtaatagtgtccgaaaaggagtaggtagaagtaaaacttatatttccctacacctttctcacttctcctctaataactcatatatcatagaattataatataatatataaactatcccagatttattaacatcccaaattaaatatatgaacagcatcccaagtttattcacaacccacatatccatccggagttaaaaagtggATATAAACCGacccttaacacaacccttatcacaactcttcaACCTCCCAAAAGTATCTTTTTTGTATAGCtatttaaagtgatttatatttgtgcttaTGTAATGCATGTTCTTCATGAGAAGATgcatgaatgtaaaaaaaaatgtgctcagagtgaaataaagttattaactttcatatttttcttctaggaaataaagtaataaagaaatctgaaatcattcacataatactagacaggttaatcatcttcaTCTGCGTTTTTACAAAACGaaacatggccagtactccctcagatatcgtggtgtacaaatatggaaggccaaaatacatattatcaagagctcgttatccgtagaacattttaaaaggaaattatcatcacatttaattaattatgtctaattatcttttgatatgtttagatatataaccaaggtcctttgtataagcctgtggtcTCTTGACCTTTCCTGacacatgtctttttttttttttaattgactggattttgtgaagttttatatatgtgcaaataaataaaataaaataaattaatttaaaaaaaattgcaaagtgaatacattttaaataatatcaataattgaattcatttatatgtatacatggaattgtttatgaaattaattcttcttatttaatggtgcagtaatattgttatagggATGGGGGGGATATCATTTCTTTAttcaattaaaaagaaataattataattatgtataaaaaataaataaaaacacataagtaaaaatgagaatctaagacataaaatagtgcagaagCTAAAATATAGggataaaatataacattattttatatgttatattttatccCTATATTTTAgcttgtataagcctgtggcttcttgacctctcctgacacatttcttgttttctttttcattgactggattttgtgaagttttatatatgtg comes from the Sebastes fasciatus isolate fSebFas1 chromosome 24, fSebFas1.pri, whole genome shotgun sequence genome and includes:
- the LOC141763079 gene encoding keratin, type I cytoskeletal 18-like, coding for MPSNTSASMFGGAGGRGSRASVSSLEGLRNVLRKETDRDAAPPAPAAPAAAAPAAPAAPLDDKQTLRGLNDRLSGYLGRVGHLKKENGDLEEQIDEILAKRKTPEVRAWDEVEKPLDHLKKQIKDITMDNAKLLLQIDNTKLANGDFKNKLNDEKKARKELEKDLEELKKTIEDTKLNRMQTQKEIDLVKEELDRLEQEHKEEVDVLREKIKDSEVKVEIESQNSNLAEIVYKIRTQYDNLARKNLKDTEDWYQSKFDNIKVVEAQNNEEYLSRKSEQKQLLKQRQSLEIKIQSLHSKIHNLEEALKSTKVEYGQRLSPLNQKILDLEAELREVRAQVERHLENNKNLLCVKMKLEAETDNYQRLMQGMTPDAESSEFSLEDAVQSDQQKPDYKVPKQHEEVKEEEALVKQESSPSDKSAPPKAPEADKPPEVVEGDKDEKVSVNNAAAPVAPRKKNKPKKSKNKKGSSSSSSSSSSSSSSSSSSSSESEDEKPKKEGEMAKA